The Novipirellula aureliae sequence ACCGCAGCAGTGGTGCTAGCGATGCAACGTAGTCGGCATCCGCCAAACTGAGCACCTTGGTCAACTTCGTTCCATCGACCTCGACCGCGCGGAGTTTTTTCTCCAGCTCGATCACTTGCCGAATGTATTCATTTGACAATTTGCGTGGCGCGGGCAAAACCACATCCCAAATGCCTGCCCCGCCCAAATTCGTTTCGACTTGGTTGTACGCTTCAACGATCGGACTGTCAGCACGAAAGTTATTCAAAAAACTGGTTTCCGCCCGCGCTTGCCAAGTTCCATAGACCGACACCATCATCAACCCGATTGCGGCCAACGTTGCGGTTTTGCGGTAGGAAACAAAACCTCTCGCTAGCACCGTACACCCTCGACTTACGCGCACCGTTACTCGGTTTTGAATTCGCTGTAAGGGCTCCGCAATCCGCAGCTCGGGCAACATCATGACAAAAGCTGCGAAGAGCAATACGGCTGCAAACACGGCGATTGATGCGATCGCAATCATCGCTCCGAACTGACGCACGGGCAAAATGCGTGACCACCCCAGTGCCGCGAAACCGGCTGCGTCCGTCATGCAAGTCCAAAAGATCGGTACGATCAACGTGGACAACGAACGATTGCAGGCTTCAATTTTGGACAAACCGGTTCGCCGATGGTTTTGATACCGGACTCCTAAATGCAGAATTGCGGCGACCGCGACCACGGTCACAATGGCCGTCATGATCGTCGACACCAACGAACGATGAATGCCTACCATCACGGAGATCGCTTCGGCCACCACGACCGACCATCCAACGATTCCGACCGTCAGTAGAACGAAACGGAAATCCAACAGACTGATCAGTACCACGATGCTAAGTAACCCCAACGTGATCGTCGCCAAACGACGGCCATCCCGTTCGACCAAATCGAACGCATCATTGATCAAAACTGGCTCACCCACCAAATAGCCCTGGCCCACTTTTCCGTCAAAACGGTCACGAAGCCCGCTTGCGATCTCTCGCAATTGTTCAATCGTTTCAGGCGGGTGTTCCGGCTTGAGCAATGCGACGACTGCAGCAAAATCGTGGTCGAGCGAATGAGTGTACCCAGAGAAGACGAGATCGATACCTCGAGCAACCCTATCCCCTCGGCGAGCCAACGCTGGTTCACTCGAGCGATCGGTAAAAAAACGTACGGGACGCATCATAGCGACTAAGTCGTTCAAAACCGATGGCGATAAGACTCCATCGACACCTTCGACTTCACCAATCGCTGCCGACAGAGCCTTACTACGCGATAACCCAGCATCTGACATCAAGTCATCGTCATGGTAGACGATCATGACCACAACGTTACCGCCAAACGCATCTTGCAGCGACTGATAATCGAGCAGTGTGGGATCGTCGGACGGAAACATCGTCGCGATCGTCCGATCAAACGTCAATTGTGAAGCGATTGGCCACGCCCCAAAGAACACAAGAAGCCCCAGAACCATCAAAACGATCCGATAGTGGACGAGCTTTTCTGCCAACGTTAATCTAAGCGTCTCGATGCGACTGCGTAAGTCGGACTTGGGTAAAACGTGTTTGGAAATGGTGTGACCGTTGGGAATCGATGGGATGGATGGGAATGCTGGGAATCATCGTCGCTGGCGAGATCCAAAATGGATCGTCATCGCCGTCTTGTTCGCCACCGTGATGGTTCGCGGCCTTGTGCTTTGGGCTCAGTTCGACCATTTCGAACAAGATCCCGATGCTTATGCGAAAATCGCTGAAACGATCCAGGCTCAGCAAACGTTTGGTCTGATGGTTGCGGATGACCCCGATTCGGTCAATCCAACCGCATTTCGTCCTCCGCTCTATCCTTTTTTGCTCTCGTTATTGGTAACCGATGGAACGTTAAACCATGCCGCCGTCGCCCTCTTTCATCTGGTGTTGGCGATTGCGACGGTATGGTTCACTTTACGAACCAGTCAAAAGCTGATCGATGGAGGCAAAATCGGCTGGCCCTCTATCGTGGCATCGATTCTGGTAATCGTCGACCCCATCCTTTTGCAGCAATCGACGCTTGTAATGACCGAAACGATTGCCGCAGCGATCGCCAGCGGCGTGATTTGGTTTTGGGCTTGCCATTTTACACGCTGCCCGACCGTTGCAAAGGCTGTTGTTTTTGGCCTGCTGTTGTCTCTTGCCTACCTTTGCCGACCCACCTTCCTGGTTTGGGCGGTGCTCTTACTCCCCATGATCTTGGTCGGAATCGAAGCAAGTCGTTTGAAAAGAGGTCTGCTCTGCCTGTCCACCGCAACGGTACTGATATTAGCCGTCGGCTTATGGACGTCCCGAAACGTTCGAGTTCTCGGGCATCCGATTTGGGCGACCACACATGGCGGTTACACGTTACTGTTGGCCAACAATCCGTCCTTCTACGATTACTTGCGTCATGGATCGTTCGGGACCACTTGGGACGCTGAAGCCTTCTTCAAAGCTTACGCTCCCGCCGGAGACTTGGGCGAGGTCGAACAAGACCGGGTTGCCTACGAAGCGGCCAAACAGACGATTCAAACTCAACCAGCGATGTTCGCTTGGTCCTCTGTGGTACGAGTGGCGCGGCTATGGAGCCCGATGCCGCATCACACCGCCGACCGTTCGTGGGTTCCCATTATCTTCGTTACGATTTACTACACGGCCTTACTCGTTGCCGTACTCATCGGCGGCTATCGACTAAGAAGACAGCTACTACGATCGCCGTGGCTACCGATGGCAGCGCTAGTGTTTACGTTGTCTGGCGTCCATGCGGTGTACTGGAGCAACATGCGGATGCGTGCTCCGGCAACGACCGCGATAGCCATCGTCGCCGCCAGTCTGCTGTCACGCCGAGAAAGAGTAGGTGGGAAAAATGAGCCTTTAAGCGACGTCCCCAACGCTCCGCAGCCATACCCGCATTCGGATGGCGTACAGCAGCGCAAAGGCAACCAGTCCAAATCCCATTGCGATTGGGAGTGACGCATTTCGCCCCCCGGCCGAGCCCATACACCAAGAAGATGCATCCCATCACGCCCATCAGCATTGAAGATGCTTAACGGAAAACTCGAAATCCAGTCGATTCCTAAAAAATGAATTTCAAATCGCGGTGCAACCCAACCGCTTGTTCCCTTGCGATTTGTTCTTTTCCCAACCCATTTGTAGGCGTTCTTTAGCGAAGATTAGCGGTCCCCTTTCGAACCAACTCTCTCTGACCTTCGACGTGATACTTGTTGATTTCAGGAGAGTTGGTAGTGGCTATGTCCTTACGATCATCAAGAACGCGTAAGCGAACATGGAAACGATGACGCCGAGTGCAGCCCCGTATTTCGCAAATTCATGCAATGGGGATGGTTGCATGGAGAGGCATATTCGCAAAACGGGTAGGGCGAGTCTTTCCGTTGGTCGGCGATTTAAAAAAGCATTTCGTTTGCTTGTCTCGAATGTCGTGGACTTAAATGTTGGAGTCCAGGCTTTGGCCGATTCATGCCTCTCGAAACTCCCTCCACTCTCGGCGAATCCTGGTCATCCATACCTCGTGGAAAATCAGCCGGATTTTCTACCCCAAATGCAGTGCCGCTCGGGCCAATTGCAGCCAACTGGTTCCGGCTGTATCAACGTTCATATCGTAATCCTTGGTCGGAATGTACGCCTTCCGATTGTCGACGATCCGGATCGGGATCGTCGTGTGACGCACCAATTGATTGATGCGGTGGCGATCGGTGTAATGCAACACAATGAATCGGGCATCACTGGTGATCGCAGCAATCTGCCAGGCTGCCGCATCCAGTCTCAGCTCGGCAAACTCGAGAATCCGTTTGGCGGGGGCCGGCAACTTACCGAAGCGGTCCTTCAGTTCCATACGTACTGCTTTGATCTCGCTCGCTTCATTGATCTTGGCAATGCGGCGGTACAAGTCGATTTTGTGTCGTAAATCGGGAACATAGTCGTCTGGCAAATACGCTTCGACCGGCAAGTCGATATCGACATCGGCCGACAATTTCGGTGGCAATTTCTGCAGCTGTCTGACAGCGTCTTCGAGAAGTTGACAATACATTTCGTATCCGACGGCTGCGATATGACCGCTTTGTTGGCTGCCGAGCAAATTCCCCGCACCGCGGATTTCCAAGTCTCGCATTGAAATCGCAAAACCAGCCCCCATGTGGCTGAACTCTTCGATTGCCCGGAGCCGCTTCGACGCCTCGGGCGACAAATGCTTGTGCTGAGCAACCATCATGTAGCAATACGCTTGATGCTTGTAGCGACCAACACGCCCACGGAGTTGGTGTAAATCACTGAGCCCATATCGATCCGCATCGTCGATAAAGATCGTGTTGGCATTGGGGATGTCCAAGCCACTTTCGATGATCGTGGTCGCCAGTAACAAGTCGAACTTATGCTCGATAAAGTCAACCATCACCTGCTCCAATTCCCCTTCGCCCATCTGGCCATGCCCGATGCCAATGCGAACCTCGGGAACGATACGACGAATCTTGTCGGCGATGGTGTGCATATCACCGATTCGATTATGGACAAAATAGATTTGCCCGCCGCGATTCAACTCACGCACGATGGCGCTACGAATCGTTTGGTCATCCCAGCGAGTGACGTTGGTCTCCACTGCCATGCGTTCCGACGGCGGTGTTTCCAAGTTGCTGATGTCACGAACGCCGACCAACGCCATGTGAAGCGTCCGGGGAATCGGGGTCGCTGACAGCGTCATCACATCGACGGTACTGTGCAGCGTTTTCAGTCGTTCTTTGACGGCGACCCCAAACCGCTGTTCCTCGTCGACAACGACCAACCCCAGATTTGAAAACTTCACATCGTGACTAGCCAAACGATGGGTCCCAACGACGATGTCAACTTTGCCGCGGCCGATATCCTTGACGGTTTGCCGCTGCTGGGCCGCGGAGCAGAAGCGGCTTAGTTTGGCAATTTCAACAGGAAACTCGGCCATTCGGGTGCAAAAACTATGGTAGTGCTGTTCGGCCAGGACCGTGGTGGGCACGAGCACGGCGACTTGATGGCCACTCGTAACGGCCTTGAAAGCGGCACGCATCGCGACCTCGGTCTTGCCAAAACCGACATCACCGCAGATCAGTCGATCCATCGGTTTGGGCAATTCCATATCGATCTTGCTGGCCTCGATCGCCGTTAGTTGATCGGGCGTTTCGAGATAGGGAAAACTGGCGTCGAATTGCCGCTGCCAAGCATTGTCCGGATCGAATGCGATGCCTTGCCGGGATGTCCGTTCCGCCTGCATCTCGAGTAACTCCGACGCCATATCGGTAACAGCCGACTCGGCTGCTTTGCGTTGTTTCGCCCACGATTGACCACCGATCTTTGCCAATCGCGGCGTTGTTTTTGTGCCACCAACGTAGCGTTGAATCAAGCCGATTCGGGACGCGGGGACATAGATCTTTGTTCCTCCGTCGAACTCGATCGTCAAGTGTTCTAAATGCTGGCCGTTTTTTTCAATGCTTTGCAGCCCACGGTAGAGTCCGATGCCATGCGACAGGTGGACGACAAGGTCGCCAGCTTCAAGTTGCAGAAAACTGTCAATTGGTTTCCCGCGTGCCCGCGTGCGTCCACGACGAACGGGACTGCGATGAAACAGTTCTGCGCCCGTTAACACCAAGACCTTGGAAGAGCTCAGTCGGAAGCCACCGCTTAATTCTGCGACCGTTAAATGTAGCCGGCCTTGGCGAGCCGCTTTGGTGTCACGAAGTAGTTCTGACAACCGTTCACTGTCCGCCGCGGTATCGCCAACCAAAATGATTTGGTGGTTGTCGGCGACGGTATCGATTCGCGTGCAAGTCTCATCGAGATGAACGGCAAAGTTGTCGGCGGTGACCGCTTCGATTCGGATAACTTTGCGGCCAGTCGATTCGCTTAGCGAACTGGCGTGGACGATTGGGAAGGCGGAAAACGACTCGCCTAGCTCACGGTAGTTCATGAACCGCGGATCATCACCGCTGCGCCGATGGATCGCCGCGGCGGACGCTTCACAGTCTTGAGGATCGACGAAGACGACCAGCGTGTCGGCAGGCAAGTATTCACAGAGACTTCCGAACGCTTCGGTTTGGTTGCCAACGATGGCTTCGGCATCTTCACCGCCAATCGCCGTCAACTCGACTTCCGAGACCGATTCGACACTGCGTTGGCTCGCGAGATCGAAACGTCGAATCGATTCGATCTCATCACCAAACCATTCGATTCTCAGGGGGTTGGCTTGATCGGCGGAATAGATGTCCAAAATACCACCGCGCGAAGCAAACTCGCCCGGAAATTGGACGGCCGTCGTCGCGGCGAAACCCGCTTCGGCTAACCAACGGCGAATCGATTCAG is a genomic window containing:
- a CDS encoding efflux RND transporter permease subunit, whose amino-acid sequence is MAEKLVHYRIVLMVLGLLVFFGAWPIASQLTFDRTIATMFPSDDPTLLDYQSLQDAFGGNVVVMIVYHDDDLMSDAGLSRSKALSAAIGEVEGVDGVLSPSVLNDLVAMMRPVRFFTDRSSEPALARRGDRVARGIDLVFSGYTHSLDHDFAAVVALLKPEHPPETIEQLREIASGLRDRFDGKVGQGYLVGEPVLINDAFDLVERDGRRLATITLGLLSIVVLISLLDFRFVLLTVGIVGWSVVVAEAISVMVGIHRSLVSTIMTAIVTVVAVAAILHLGVRYQNHRRTGLSKIEACNRSLSTLIVPIFWTCMTDAAGFAALGWSRILPVRQFGAMIAIASIAVFAAVLLFAAFVMMLPELRIAEPLQRIQNRVTVRVSRGCTVLARGFVSYRKTATLAAIGLMMVSVYGTWQARAETSFLNNFRADSPIVEAYNQVETNLGGAGIWDVVLPAPRKLSNEYIRQVIELEKKLRAVEVDGTKLTKVLSLADADYVASLAPLLRFTPSAERLSAMKETIPVFFEALLTTDPNLPRQMRIMLRSQEQLPAEVKSALIAQVQMAAAEHVRSDEWKAVFGESDRVDAPKVTGYYVIMSQLVGQLIGDQWRCLAAAGGLVWLLLWLATGSLRLSIAALLPNLLPAFIVLAAAGFLDGKINMGATMIAAVSIGLTIDGSVHLLANYRRLRHRGHRVDLAVSHAAGNVGIPVILATIALVVGFSILSSSEFVPTATFGILIAATLCIGTVVNLTLLPACVALMMRSDETLSSRL
- the mfd gene encoding transcription-repair coupling factor; the protein is MSAQISPHLTKKRTKRTKPLVFDNVWGPLRGLLAATLARHVSNLLVIVPQAADADIVAGDAIEFGLQNSISLPLSSGGSSSGRHHHRDAEFAERLQVLQRLEARKLRSENALSNEIGDGGLDNGPLLVTAFVGGAMQRVPSRNRLDQATRIFQVGEQIEPESIRRWLAEAGFAATTAVQFPGEFASRGGILDIYSADQANPLRIEWFGDEIESIRRFDLASQRSVESVSEVELTAIGGEDAEAIVGNQTEAFGSLCEYLPADTLVVFVDPQDCEASAAAIHRRSGDDPRFMNYRELGESFSAFPIVHASSLSESTGRKVIRIEAVTADNFAVHLDETCTRIDTVADNHQIILVGDTAADSERLSELLRDTKAARQGRLHLTVAELSGGFRLSSSKVLVLTGAELFHRSPVRRGRTRARGKPIDSFLQLEAGDLVVHLSHGIGLYRGLQSIEKNGQHLEHLTIEFDGGTKIYVPASRIGLIQRYVGGTKTTPRLAKIGGQSWAKQRKAAESAVTDMASELLEMQAERTSRQGIAFDPDNAWQRQFDASFPYLETPDQLTAIEASKIDMELPKPMDRLICGDVGFGKTEVAMRAAFKAVTSGHQVAVLVPTTVLAEQHYHSFCTRMAEFPVEIAKLSRFCSAAQQRQTVKDIGRGKVDIVVGTHRLASHDVKFSNLGLVVVDEEQRFGVAVKERLKTLHSTVDVMTLSATPIPRTLHMALVGVRDISNLETPPSERMAVETNVTRWDDQTIRSAIVRELNRGGQIYFVHNRIGDMHTIADKIRRIVPEVRIGIGHGQMGEGELEQVMVDFIEHKFDLLLATTIIESGLDIPNANTIFIDDADRYGLSDLHQLRGRVGRYKHQAYCYMMVAQHKHLSPEASKRLRAIEEFSHMGAGFAISMRDLEIRGAGNLLGSQQSGHIAAVGYEMYCQLLEDAVRQLQKLPPKLSADVDIDLPVEAYLPDDYVPDLRHKIDLYRRIAKINEASEIKAVRMELKDRFGKLPAPAKRILEFAELRLDAAAWQIAAITSDARFIVLHYTDRHRINQLVRHTTIPIRIVDNRKAYIPTKDYDMNVDTAGTSWLQLARAALHLG